The proteins below are encoded in one region of Lagenorhynchus albirostris chromosome 7, mLagAlb1.1, whole genome shotgun sequence:
- the CLCN3 gene encoding H(+)/Cl(-) exchange transporter 3 isoform X2, whose product MDAASDPYLPYDGGGDCIALRELHRRGTHYTMTNGGSISSSTHLLDLLDEPIPGVGTYDDFHTIDWVRERCKDRERHRRINSKKKESAWEMTKSLYDAWSGWLVVTLTGLASGALAGLIDIAADWMTDLKEGICLSALWYNHEQCCWGSNETTFEERDKCPQWKTWAELIIGQAEGPGSYIMNYIMYIFWALSFAFLAVSLVKVFAPYACGSGIPEIKTILSGFIIRGYLGKWTLMIKTITLVLAVASGLSLGKEGPLVHVACCCGNIFSYLFPKYSTNEAKKREVLSAASAAGVSVAFGAPIGGVLFSLEEVSYYFPLKTLWRSFFAALVAAFVLRSINPFGNSRLVLFYVEYHTPWYLFELFPFILLGVFGGLWGAFFIRANIAWCRRRKSTKFGKYPVLEVIIVAAITAVAAFPNPYTRLNTSELIKELFTDCGPLESSSLCDYRNDMNASKIVDDIPDRPAGLGVYSAIWQLCLALIFKIIMTVFTFGIKVPSGLFIPSMAIGAIAGRIVGIAVEQLAYYHHDWFIFKEWCEVGADCITPGLYAMVGAAACLGGVTRMTVSLVVIVFELTGGLEYIVPLMAAVMTSKWVGDAFGREGIYEAHIRLNGYPFLDAKEEFTHTTLAADVMRPRRSDPPLAVLTQDNMTVDDIENMINETSYNGFPVIMSKESQRLVGFALRRDLTIAIESARKKQEGIVGSSRVCFAQHTPSLPAESPRPLKLRSILDMSPFTVTDHTPMEIVVDIFRKLGLRQCLVTHNGRLLGIITKKDILRHMAQTANQDPASIMFN is encoded by the exons GAACTCATTACACAATGACAAACGGAGGCAGCATCAGCAGTTCCACCCACCTGCTGGACCTTCTGGATGAACCCATCCCCGGTGTGGGTACCTATGACGATTTCCACACCATCGATTGGGTGCGGGAGAGATGTAAAGACAGGGAAAGGCATAGACGG AtcaacagcaaaaagaaagaatcagcatGGGAAATGACAAAAAGTTTGTATGATGCGTGGTCAGGATGGCTAGTAGTAACACTAACAGGATTGGCATCag GGGCATTGGCTGGTTTAATAGACATCGCCGCCGACTGGATGACTGACCTCAAGGAGGGCATCTGCCTTAGTGCACTGTGGTACAACCACGAACAGTGTTGCTGGGGGTCTAATGAAACCACATTTGAGGAGAGGGATAAATGTCCACAGTGGAAAACCTGGGCGGAATTAATCATAGGGCAAGCGGAG GGTCCTGGTTCGTACATCATGAACTACATAATGTACATCTTCTGGGCCTTGAGTTTCGCCTTTCTTGCCGTTTCCCTGGTGAAGGTGTTTGCTCCGTATGCCTGTGGCTCTGGGATTCCAGAG ATTAAAACTATTTTGAGTGGATTCATCATCAGAGGCTACTTGGGAAAATGGACTTTAATGATTAAAACCATCACATTAGTACTGGCTGTGGCATCAGGTTTGAGTTTAGGGAAAGAAGGGCCCTTGGTACACGTTGCCTGTTGCTGTGGAAATATCTTTTCCTACCTCTTTCCCAAGTACAGCACAAATGAAGCCAAGAAAAGAGAG GTGCTATCAGCTGCCTCAGCTGCAGGTGTTTCTGTAGCTTTTGGTGCACCAATCGGAGGAGTTCTTTTCAGCCTGGAAGAG gttagctattattttcctctaaaaacTTTATGGAGATCATTTTTCGCTGCTTTAGTGGCTGCATTTGTTTTGAGATCCATCAATCCGTTTGGTAATAGCCGTCTGGTCCTTTTTTATGTGGAGTATCATACACCGTGGTACCTTTTTGAactgtttccttttattctcctCGGGGTATTTGGAGGGCTATGGGGAGCCTTTTTCATTAGGGCAAATATTGCCTGGTGCCGCCGACGCAAATCCACCAAGTTTGGAAAGTATCCTGTTCTCGAGGTCATCATTGTTGCAGCCATCACTGCCGTGGCAGCCTTCCCTAATCCCTACACGAGGCTCAACACCAGCGAACTGATTAAAGAGCTCTTCACAGACTGCGGCCCCCTGGAATCCTCTTCTCTCTGTGACTACAGAAATGACATGAACGCCAGTAAAATCGTTGATGACATTCCTGATCGTCCAGCAGGCCTTGGAGTATATTCAGCTATATGGCAGTTATGCTTGGCACTCatatttaaaatcataatgaCCGTGTTCACTTTCGGTATCAAG GTCCCGTCCGGCTTGTTCATCCCCAGCATGGCCATCGGCGCGATCGCCGGCCGCATCGTGGGCATCGCAGTGGAGCAGCTGGCCTACTATCACCACGACTGGTTCATCTTCAAGGAGTGGTGTGAGGTCGGGGCCGACTGCATCACCCCCGGCCTTTACGCCATGGTCGGCGCGGCCGCGTGCTTAG GTGGTGTGACAAGGATGACTGTGTCCCTGGTGGTCATTGTTTTTGAGCTCACTGGAGGCTTGGAGTATATTGTTCCCCTGATGGCCGCAGTAATGACCAGTAAATGGGTTGGAGATGCCTTTGGGAGGGAAGGCATTTATGAAGCTCACATCCGGCTAAATGGATACCCTTTCTTGGATGCAAAAGAAGAATTCACTCATACCACCCTGGCTGCCGATGTCATGAGACCTCGGAGGAGTGACCCTCCCCTGGCCGTCCTGACCCAGGACAACATGACCGTGGATGACATAGAAAACATGATTAACGAGACCAGCTACAACGGCTTTCCTGTCATAATGTCCAAAGAGTCTCAGAGATTAGTGGGATTTGCCCTCAGAAGAGACCTGACAATTGCAATAG AGAGTGCCAGAAAAAAACAGGAAGGGATAGTGGGCAGTTCCCGCGTGTGCTTCGCGCAGCACACCCCGTCCCTCCCAGCAGAGAGTCCCCGGCCGCTGAAGCTCCGCAGCATCCTTGACATGAGCCCATTCACGGTCACGGACCACACGCCCATGGAGATCGTGGTGGACATCTTCCGGAAGCTGGGCCTGCGGCAGTGCCTGGTCACGCACAACGG